The following proteins come from a genomic window of Anaerobutyricum hallii:
- a CDS encoding ImmA/IrrE family metallo-endopeptidase, which yields MIYLRNTYIYTETKKLIKKYGTRDPFEIMDQMNIVVGETSRYKTLKGYCFMSCKTIYVMINSFLSEEEKMIVAAHELGHIILHRSQLKMAPMQDDTLYNMTDNTEYQANLFAADLLINDEEIEDMVQNEDLDYFGLCSSLNATPELMSFKLYSLTKRGQAYHMPMEIQSNFLAK from the coding sequence GTGATTTATTTGAGAAACACTTACATATATACAGAAACAAAGAAATTAATCAAGAAATATGGAACCCGAGATCCATTTGAGATCATGGATCAGATGAACATTGTGGTCGGTGAAACTTCCAGATATAAGACACTGAAAGGATACTGTTTTATGAGCTGTAAGACAATCTATGTCATGATCAACAGTTTCCTTTCAGAAGAAGAAAAGATGATCGTTGCCGCCCATGAATTAGGGCATATCATCCTGCATCGTTCCCAGCTGAAAATGGCTCCAATGCAAGATGATACCCTCTACAATATGACGGATAATACAGAATACCAGGCCAATCTGTTTGCTGCCGATCTTCTGATTAATGATGAGGAGATCGAAGATATGGTTCAGAACGAAGACCTGGATTATTTCGGACTCTGCAGCTCTTTGAATGCGACTCCGGAACTCATGAGCTTTAAACTATACAGCCTGACAAAACGAGGCCAGGCTTACCATATGCCTATGGAGATACAGAGTAATTTCCTGGCGAAATAA